The following proteins are encoded in a genomic region of Cyclonatronum proteinivorum:
- a CDS encoding type IX secretion system membrane protein PorP/SprF yields MFKTCRCLFLVLVLVASDFGIAKAQQLSAIPAAFADVGFGSRPVSMGNAYAGLADDINAVYLNPAGLTSLSLYEIEFTHTRLMGLVNYQFFSAGLPLSEKQSAALAIISSGDDLMREFSLHLGYAREVLPGLSAGAALKYRRSGFGNNTLNPEDFDGIFDPNEISIGISNQVYGNANGFGLDLGLIYRMSDELSFGLMLRDIFAPVYWNSKTRNADSRSKGSYSERVPFEAALGTSWSAGGHTIFSVEYKPSFDSEQDDALRIGFERIFLDIIALRLGTEQWLNTRADNKYMMGAGVQVPLSEYHIQVNYGYIIDDIANTHRIGLQVNF; encoded by the coding sequence TTGTTTAAAACCTGCAGATGCCTGTTTCTCGTACTTGTACTTGTTGCATCTGATTTTGGTATTGCCAAAGCACAGCAACTCAGTGCTATACCGGCAGCATTCGCAGATGTTGGTTTCGGATCCCGACCCGTAAGTATGGGAAATGCCTATGCGGGCCTTGCGGATGATATAAATGCTGTTTATCTGAATCCCGCAGGTCTTACTTCACTGAGCCTGTATGAGATCGAGTTTACCCATACAAGGCTTATGGGGCTGGTGAATTATCAGTTTTTTTCAGCCGGCTTGCCATTGTCAGAAAAACAATCCGCGGCATTGGCAATCATTTCTTCCGGTGATGACCTAATGCGCGAGTTCTCCCTTCATTTGGGATATGCCCGTGAGGTGTTGCCGGGTCTCTCAGCCGGGGCAGCCCTTAAGTACAGGCGGTCTGGTTTTGGAAATAACACCCTCAACCCGGAAGATTTCGACGGAATATTTGACCCGAATGAAATTAGTATTGGCATTTCCAATCAGGTTTATGGTAACGCCAACGGCTTTGGCCTCGATTTAGGTCTTATCTATCGAATGAGTGATGAACTTAGTTTCGGACTAATGCTCCGCGATATTTTCGCACCCGTTTACTGGAACAGCAAGACCCGTAACGCTGACAGTCGCTCAAAGGGCAGTTATAGTGAGCGCGTACCTTTTGAAGCAGCGCTCGGGACTTCATGGTCAGCCGGTGGACACACCATTTTTTCAGTTGAATACAAACCATCGTTTGACAGCGAACAGGATGATGCCCTGAGAATCGGTTTTGAACGCATTTTCTTAGACATCATAGCCCTGCGTCTCGGAACAGAGCAGTGGCTCAACACCCGCGCCGATAATAAGTATATGATGGGAGCTGGTGTGCAGGTACCCCTATCAGAATATCACATACAAGTGAATTACGGGTACATTATTGATGATATCGCCAATACGCATCGCATTGGTCTACAGGTAAATTTTTAA
- a CDS encoding prolyl oligopeptidase family serine peptidase: protein MRSFVTMSLALVLWLSLASCTATGQSTRTGDKVPLDHSDFDQWRAVSNEQFTRDGDFLIYSLNPQEGDGEVVVRNLRTNRENSIARGQRFQVNHSGTHLVMFLANPYAEERQARIDGKRLRDVFTDTLAVYSLATAELEKIGEVTSFKMPDENGDWLAYRFERNDRSAASSDSKDASEGESESGEASQEPNTDEADEDAEASPETTKNDLVLRDLRTGEERVFPWVDDYFFSEGGERLVMLTLEQDTLSTAGIHVLELESGELFTVSEGLKNYRGITMTADGSQIAFIAQQPEPETETENGEDAEENSTADDDTPEYYGLWFVAAGSTEAQHIADENSSWLAESWMINEHSSPSFSEDGRRLFFGTAPEPMRRDRSVEAIDMAEVDIWHWQDERLQSQQLVQLRNDQRQTFRAVYHIADDRFLQLEDRSLENISVPDRGNAPFAMGAQNRHYLYLTQWDGFPARTDLFVVDIETGERSLFAEGIKAASQTSPDGRYFIWYDYADQNWYTYEFETGRSTNLTGHLDVAFFNELHDAPSDPNPYGIEGWTEGDARVIIRDRFDLWVFDPAQEGSGHRLTGGYGRENQVTLRSFAEDREARHLPSDEIFLSAFFDVDKSSGFYTAKLEESNPNQLWRGDFRTFTPVKAADAERWMVRKSTFQQYQDVYLTDRRFRNFQRVTHANPQQDQYLWGDVELFHFTSLDGERLEGLLYTPEDFDPDKEYPMIVYFYERTSNRLHWYRPPAPSASTITPAFYTSRGYIVAMPDIVYTIGNPGRSAENAVIGMTLHLLDRGFVDADRIGLQGQSWGGYQIAHIITRTDMFAAAMAGAPVSNMISAYGGIRWASGLNRQFQYEKTQSRIGGTLWEKPTYYIENSPIFFANRVRTPLLMMHNDEDGAVPWYQGIEFFTALKRLNQPVWMLNYNGEAHNLRERVNRKDLSRRMQQFFDHYLMDAPMPVWMRYGVPAIEKGLHQGFELTD, encoded by the coding sequence ATGAGATCATTTGTTACGATGAGTCTTGCCCTTGTTCTGTGGCTTTCGCTCGCTTCGTGTACCGCGACCGGCCAAAGCACGCGAACGGGGGATAAAGTGCCGCTGGATCACAGCGATTTTGATCAGTGGCGCGCTGTTTCCAACGAGCAGTTTACCCGCGACGGGGATTTTCTAATCTATAGCCTGAATCCGCAGGAAGGCGATGGCGAAGTCGTTGTCCGGAACCTGCGCACGAACCGCGAGAACAGCATTGCGCGCGGACAGCGGTTTCAGGTGAACCATAGCGGTACGCATTTGGTGATGTTCCTGGCTAATCCCTACGCCGAAGAGCGGCAGGCGCGCATTGACGGCAAACGGCTGCGGGATGTCTTCACCGACACCCTTGCGGTTTATTCGCTGGCAACCGCGGAGCTTGAGAAAATAGGGGAGGTCACCTCCTTTAAAATGCCTGATGAAAACGGCGACTGGCTGGCCTACCGCTTCGAGCGAAACGATCGTTCGGCCGCATCATCAGATTCAAAGGATGCTTCCGAAGGGGAGTCAGAATCCGGCGAAGCATCGCAGGAGCCGAACACCGATGAAGCAGATGAAGACGCGGAGGCTTCACCCGAAACAACCAAAAACGACCTTGTGCTGCGGGATCTGCGTACCGGTGAGGAGCGCGTATTTCCCTGGGTAGATGACTACTTTTTCAGTGAAGGAGGTGAGCGTCTCGTGATGCTGACCCTTGAGCAGGACACCCTCAGCACTGCCGGTATCCATGTGCTTGAACTTGAAAGCGGCGAGCTTTTTACGGTGAGTGAAGGCCTTAAAAACTACAGGGGCATTACGATGACAGCCGACGGTTCGCAGATTGCTTTCATCGCGCAGCAGCCTGAGCCCGAAACAGAAACTGAAAACGGCGAAGACGCAGAGGAAAACAGCACTGCGGATGATGATACGCCTGAGTATTACGGGCTTTGGTTTGTCGCAGCAGGCAGCACCGAAGCGCAACACATCGCCGACGAAAACAGCAGCTGGCTGGCCGAAAGCTGGATGATCAATGAGCACAGTTCCCCTTCCTTTTCGGAAGATGGCCGCCGCCTCTTTTTCGGCACCGCGCCCGAGCCCATGCGCCGCGACCGCTCCGTTGAAGCCATCGACATGGCTGAAGTAGATATCTGGCACTGGCAGGATGAGCGGCTTCAAAGTCAGCAGCTCGTGCAGCTGCGCAATGATCAGCGGCAAACTTTCCGTGCAGTCTATCACATTGCAGACGACCGCTTCTTACAGCTTGAAGACCGCAGTCTGGAAAATATCTCCGTGCCCGACCGCGGCAATGCACCCTTTGCGATGGGCGCCCAAAACCGGCACTATCTCTACCTCACACAGTGGGATGGCTTTCCGGCCCGCACCGATTTGTTTGTTGTGGATATCGAAACCGGAGAGCGCAGCCTGTTTGCGGAAGGCATCAAGGCAGCGAGTCAGACCTCGCCCGACGGACGCTACTTCATCTGGTACGATTACGCAGATCAGAACTGGTACACGTACGAGTTCGAAACCGGACGCAGCACGAACCTGACCGGCCATCTGGATGTGGCGTTCTTCAACGAGCTGCACGATGCGCCCTCTGATCCAAATCCCTACGGCATCGAAGGCTGGACGGAAGGCGACGCGCGCGTCATTATCCGCGACCGTTTCGATCTCTGGGTGTTTGATCCCGCGCAGGAAGGCAGCGGTCACCGGCTCACCGGGGGCTATGGTCGCGAAAATCAGGTTACCTTACGCAGCTTTGCCGAAGACCGCGAGGCGCGCCACCTGCCCTCAGATGAGATCTTCCTGAGCGCCTTTTTTGACGTGGACAAATCTTCCGGCTTTTACACGGCCAAGCTCGAAGAAAGCAATCCGAATCAGCTTTGGCGCGGCGATTTCCGCACCTTCACCCCGGTCAAAGCCGCCGATGCCGAGCGCTGGATGGTCCGCAAAAGCACCTTTCAGCAGTATCAGGATGTGTACCTCACCGACCGCCGCTTCCGGAATTTCCAGCGCGTAACGCACGCCAATCCGCAGCAGGATCAGTACTTATGGGGGGATGTCGAGCTGTTCCACTTCACAAGCCTCGATGGCGAACGTCTTGAAGGTCTGTTGTACACACCTGAAGACTTCGACCCCGACAAAGAGTATCCCATGATCGTGTATTTCTACGAGCGTACGAGCAACCGCCTGCACTGGTACCGCCCGCCCGCGCCCTCGGCCTCGACCATCACGCCCGCATTTTACACGAGCCGCGGCTACATCGTTGCGATGCCCGACATCGTGTACACCATCGGAAATCCGGGACGCAGTGCCGAAAACGCGGTCATCGGCATGACCCTGCACCTGCTCGACCGCGGCTTCGTTGATGCCGACCGCATCGGGCTTCAGGGGCAGAGCTGGGGCGGCTATCAGATTGCGCACATCATTACCCGCACGGATATGTTTGCTGCGGCCATGGCCGGTGCGCCGGTTTCGAATATGATCAGCGCCTACGGTGGCATCCGCTGGGCAAGCGGCCTCAACCGGCAGTTTCAGTACGAAAAAACGCAGAGCCGCATAGGTGGTACGCTGTGGGAAAAGCCGACCTATTACATCGAGAACTCGCCCATTTTCTTCGCCAACCGCGTGCGCACGCCCCTGCTCATGATGCACAACGACGAAGACGGTGCCGTACCCTGGTATCAGGGCATCGAGTTCTTTACCGCGCTCAAGCGCCTCAATCAGCCGGTGTGGATGCTCAACTACAACGGCGAGGCCCACAATCTGCGCGAGCGCGTCAACCGCAAGGACCTCTCCCGGCGCATGCAGCAGTTTTTCGATCACTACCTGATGGACGCCCCCATGCCTGTCTGGATGCGCTACGGCGTACCGGCCATCGAAAAAGGCCTGCATCAGGGCTTCGAACTGACAGACTGA